The genomic DNA CGAGCGAGCCGCCGCCCAGGCGACGACGCGCCCCATCACCGTCGAGTGGCTGGGGTATTGCCTCGAGGAGTTCCGCCGCGAGAACCCCGATATCCTCTTCATCGACGAGGCGATCACCAGCCAGGTCCCACTGTTCTGCCAGATCCGGCCGGACAGTTTCGGCAGCTGGTTCCAGAGCGGTGGCTCTGGCCTCGGTTGGGGACTCGGTGCTGCCATCGGTGCCAAGTTGGCCGCACCGGACCGGACAGTCGTCGGGCTGATCGGTGATGGATCCTTCCTGTTCGGCGTTCCAGAAGCGAGCCTGTGGATCGCCCAGCAGGCGAAGGCACCCATCCTCGTCGTGGTTCTGAACAATGGCTGCTACAACGCGACCCGGCTTCCCCTCGTCGCTGCTTACCCAGCAGGGTATTCGGTCAGCACGGGACAGTTCGTCGGTATCGACCTCGCTCCGACGCCACGGTTCGATCTGCTCGCCCGCTCGGTCGATGCCTACGGCGAGCGAGTGGAGGAGCCTGATCAGGTCCTTCCCGCCCTTCGCCGCGCGCTGGCTCACGTCCGCGACGGGCAGTCAGCCGTGCTCGACGTGATCCTCGCGCGACCGTAGTACTCCTGCAGTGACGAGCTGCTGGGAGACCCGCTACCCAGCGGCCCGTCGGTACCCCGCCACGCAACGGGGGGCTGCCTGGCCATTGCCGCTCGGGTACGATACTCCGGAGCGGGAGAGAGCGTGCAGGTGACGAGCGAGCGCGTGGTTCACGTTCTCGCGCCACGACTCGAGCGGTGGCGCTACCGCTGGTTCGGTCGCCTGGTCGTCAGCGACGGCGCGGGGGAACTGGCTCTGCCGATGACCGGGACAGTAGCTCAGTGGCTCCGACCTGGCGAGCGACTCGTCCTCGCGCTCGCTGATGCAGCGAACGATCCACCCAACTTCCAGAACTATGCACTGTGGAAGCTGACCGATGACGAGTTGCTACCGGTCTGGCCGCTGTGGCAAGAAGAAGCGACCTTCGAACACCGGTCGCCGCTCACCGAGACCGTCCTGGCTACCTATCGCCTCCGCTTTCGGGAGGCAGCTCGCGAAACCGACTTCCTCGCGATCGTCGAACTCGAGCAATCGCACTACGCGAGCGAACACGAGTATGTCGCTCGCTGGACGTGCCCCGTGGACGAAACGACGCTCGATGCCAACACTCGTCCACTCTGCCCCCGTTGCCACCGTCCCATGCGGTTCACCGACCTCCTCGGCTCCACCCGGGCGAGCCGCTTCCTGGTCGCTGAACTGGTCGATCGCGAACCGTACGAGCCGACGATCGTTGGGTATGTGCGCGTCGACCCACCCCTCCCGATCATGCACCGGCGTCTACCGGACGGCAGCCTCGTCCGGCACATCCGCCGACAGGTCTTTCCTTCCGACTGGTTCGAGCCGACCTACTGGCCCGAACACCACTACCGCGAGCTGCGCGAGCAGGAGTCGGACGCCGATCCTGACGAACTCTGGGCCGAAGCGGAAGAGCGCGCTCTTGCCGAATGCGACACTCGGGCTGCACGTATCGCACGCGTCGTCGTCCATTCCGACTACCGCGGTGAAGGGCTCGGCCACACGCTCGTCAGCGCTGCCCTGCGCTGGATTCTCGACCGGCGCATTCCCGAGATGCGCCGCCCCAAAGCGATCGTCGAGACGGTCGCGATGATGGCGCGCTACAACCCGTTCTTCGAACGGGCTGGCTTCCGTTACCTTTGGGATACCGCCTCGGGCCGCCCCGTCCTGTTCCATGGTCTGGTCCCGGAAGCCGATGCCCTGATCGAGCAGTTCATCGCGACCGATTCGGTCGCTCAGCTGCACCAGGGACGTTTGTACCGCCCAGCTCTTCAACCTCCCGAGCCACTGGCCGGACCCATCCGCTTGCGTCATGTCCGCAAGGCCTACCGGCGCTCGCTCGATCTGGACCGCTTGGATCCGGAGCTCCGCGCCATCCTGCGGGCTTTCGGCGTCGAGCGACGTGTGGTCGAGACGGTCGTGCTCCGCCATCTCGATCTCGATGTCGAGCCAGGTGAGATCGTGGCGCTCATCGGCGCCTCCGGTGCCGGCAAAACGACTTTGCTCCGGCTCGTGTGGGGTGCCACGAGCGAGCAGCGCGGGCGGCGCTACCGCCCCGACTCTGGGCACATCGAGGTCCCCGCTAACGCAGTCGCTGCAGCCCTCTTACCGGGCGAGATCGAGCCCAAGTGGGGGCGAGAACCGCTGCTCCAGCGCATCGTCGCTGCGGTCGAGGACCCTGTCAGCGCGATGGAACTCCTCAACGCCGTCGGGTTGAGCGACGCCGTGCTCTGGCGCGCGACTCCGCAAGAGCTGTCGACCGGGCAACGCGAGCGAGCGCGCCTCGCACTCCTCCTCGCTGAACGACCGAACCTCGTGCTGCTCGACGAGTTCGCTGCCCACCTCGATCCCGCGCTCGCCAGCCGAGTCGCCCGCAAGATCGCGATGCTCCTGCGACGGCTCCGTATCACCGCGCTCATCGCGACGCATCGCCCGGAAGTCATCCGAGCGCTCGAGCCGGACCGCGTCCTCGTCGTCGGCTATGGCGGCATCGTCCAGGCTGAAGGAGCCTAGCGTTCACGTCGGCGTACTTGGCGGCGGACGACCCAGATGCGCGGTCCACCGGCTCGTTCGACTTCGTACGGCTCAGCGAACTCTTCCGCTTCCTCGAGCTCCCAGGCCCAGAGTGGCCGTTCCTGCGCATATGCCCGCAGGAACTCCTCGGGAGCGAGGTGCCTCTCGATCTCCTCGAGAAGCTCTTCTACCGAGAACGGCCCGAGGACCCGAACCAACCGTACCGCCCCGATCAAGCCACGGGGACTCACGATCCCGATACGGCCGCGGATACGCGTCGGATACCGCCGGATCTCCCAGGTCTTCCGCCCTTGCACGATATACGATGCCCACGGCTCGCGGACAACGAGTGAGCGTTCCGGGATAACCTCTTCCCACTCGTCGCGACGTCGTTCGTCGTTCATCCTTGTCGTCCATATCCTCGCGTGATATCGATCGCTCCAAGTGTACGGCACTCCGTTGCAGATCCGCGCCGGTGAGCCGTTCGCACCGAGCATCCTCGTCGTAGAAGGTCGCAGGTGTGAGGCCTGCGGCCCCTACCAGCACGGACTTGCCTGGTCGAGCTGGAAGTCGTAGGGTGGTGCGTCGTACGGCTCGAGATCGATGGTTGACGGAAGTCGATCGAACGATCCCCATCATGGCTCGACCGAAACGACCAGCACGACGCAGGTACTCGCTGCGAGCTGGCTCGCCTACGCGACCTTTTACTTTCCTCGTCTCGCCTTCTCGGCGAGCAAGCTCGGTCTCTTAGCGGACCCGTCCCTCGCGTTGTCGCGCGCGTTCTTGGGTTTCGCTGACGCCCTTTTCCTCGCTGTTTACGCCGCTGGTCAGTTCGTTTCCGGTGCAGTGACCGAACGACTCGGCCCCCGGCGTCTCGTCAGCTTCGGCCTGCTCCTCGCAGCCGCTGCGGCACTCGCTCTGGCAGTCGTGCGGCATCCCTGGTTGCTCGTCGCCACGCTCGTCGTCCAGGGAATCGCGCAATCGACCGGGTGGGCAGCAGTCTGCGCTGATGTTGCCTCGCACACGCCAGTCGAACGCCGCGGAACCGCCTTCGGCGTCCTGAGCACGAGTTACGCCTTCGGCGCGCTCGCCGCACCGGTTGTGCTCGGCTGGATCGCCTACGCGGTTGCTGGATCCTGGCGTGCTGCCCCGCTCGCCAGTGCAGTCGTTGCTGCTCTCGTGACCACGATCTACCTGCGCTGGCTCGGGCTTCGCCACCGCAGGACTCGCTCAGTCACCACCGGAGCGAGTGCGGGCTGGAGCGACGTTCTCCGCCAGCCGGCGGTCTGGCTCCTCAGCGTCGCGGATTTTCTGCTGAAGCCCGTCATCTACGCGACCGTGTTCTGGGCACCGGTGCTCGTTCACGATGCCATCCCGACGCTCGACCCAGCGCTGGCGACGACCCTCGCTGGTGTCCTCGGATTGGCTGGTCTGGCTGGTCCGCTCCTCGCCGGTACGGTATCCGACCGCCTCTTCGCGTCGCGACGAGCCTTCCCGGCGCTGTTGGCGCTCCTCGGCTGTAGTCTCACGCTCGTTCTCTACCCGGTCGCAGCTCGAACAGGCCGGTGGTGGCTTCTCGCACTCGTCCTGCTGGCGCTCGGGGTGACGCTCTACGCAGCTGAATCGCTCATCGTCGGTGTCGCGAGCGCAGAGGCCGGGCGAGCGCACTCCGCGCTCGCTGTCGGTATCGTGAACGGAGTCGGGTCATTCGGCGGCATCATCGGTGGATTCGTTCCCGGGCTGGCCAGCGGGAGCGGGCTCTTTCTGCTCCTGGCCGCAGCGACGCTCGTCGCGACGGTTCCGCTGGTACCTGTCGCCCGGCAGGAGCGATCGGCTGCGGTCACCACAGTCTCCGCGACACCACATCGACAGTGACACGCTTACTGACACCCTTGCCGAGGTATCCAGCCACACGAACCTGAGACAGCCATGCGGTGACGAAGAGCAACCCTACTGCTTTGCTCGCCAGTACGCTGTCTCGTTCACTCGGTTACCGGACCCGACGAGTCCTCCAGCGGCTCCGCTCAGCAGAACCACGATTCGGTCAGGCGCGGCGGAGCCGGTCGCTTGCGCCGCTGTCGGGGTGGTTCGGCTGGCGGCATCTTACCGGCTGCTTCGTAGGCGAGCGCCCGGACAGCGGCGAAGGTGCAGTACGGATCCCACTGCTCGCGCGTCGCCTGCTCGGCCAGCGCTGCGACGGCCCGCTGGAGCGCGTCCATGCGCGGATCGGGGTGTCGCCAGGTATAGGTGAAATTCGCCTCGTCCAGCTCACCGAGATACGGCTGGATGGCCGGTTCCTCCAGCAGCGCCGATCCAGGCGGAATCAACAGCCGAATGGAAAGGTGAACCGGATCGACATGTTCGATCAGCTCCTCCTCCTCGATGAAGGCAAGGAGCTCGAGATAATCGGCGAGTGTCGTCCAGGGGGTGAACGGAAGGAGCGAGGGGCGGAGCGCGATCCCCGCCTCGTCGCAGATGCGGAGCGCCTCGACCACGTCAGCTCGCGTGTGCCCCTTCCGGATCGCGCGCAACACGCGCTCGCTCAGCAGCTCGACAGCCGAGACGATGAAGACGCAGCCGAGCCGCTGGAACTCCGGGATAAGGTCACGATGCGCAACGATGTGCTCGATCCGCGTCGTGAAGTCGAAGGTGACATCCGGGAACTCGTCGTGTAGGGCACGGCAGATCCGCAGCGCGTGCGTCGGCCCATTGAGGAAATCGGGGTCACCGAACGTGATGTGCCGCACTCCCTGTGCCACCTGCTGCCGAATATCGGCCAGCACGACCTGCCGAGGAATCGCGAAGAATCTCCCTCGGTACACCGGCACGACCGGACAATGCGCACAGGTGTGATGACACCCCCTGGTCGTCTCCGTGTACCCCGCCGGTACGACCCGTCCGTTCATCACGAGATGCGCATAGTGTCGCGGGGGTGGCAACGTCTCCCGGGCTGGCACAGGAAACGAGACGCGCACGAGTGCTGGTTGGGCATCCCGCTGCCGCGTGACGACACCCGGCACCGTGACCGGCTCCCCTCGCTCGAGCGCCTGCACCAGCCCCAGGAGCGGCAACTCGATCTCTCCGCCGATAACGCTATCGGCGAGTTCGCGCAGAAGGTAGTCTCGGTTCAACCACGCGTAGAGTCCGTAGTAACACAGGTGAAC from Thermomicrobium sp. 4228-Ro includes the following:
- a CDS encoding ASCH domain-containing protein, which codes for MNDERRRDEWEEVIPERSLVVREPWASYIVQGRKTWEIRRYPTRIRGRIGIVSPRGLIGAVRLVRVLGPFSVEELLEEIERHLAPEEFLRAYAQERPLWAWELEEAEEFAEPYEVERAGGPRIWVVRRQVRRRER
- a CDS encoding CUAEP/CCAEP-tail radical SAM (seleno)protein, whose protein sequence is MSVRMVHIRTSGDGPVRVTLDSETRCVVPLVDHRRSPEQATARDLRRTGAIVLLSCYELGHQPLSLALPLAYLREAGYRPIAIDAAVQEPDATMLAGAALVAISVPMHTALRIGVALGRRIREVNPGVHLCYYGLYAWLNRDYLLRELADSVIGGEIELPLLGLVQALERGEPVTVPGVVTRQRDAQPALVRVSFPVPARETLPPPRHYAHLVMNGRVVPAGYTETTRGCHHTCAHCPVVPVYRGRFFAIPRQVVLADIRQQVAQGVRHITFGDPDFLNGPTHALRICRALHDEFPDVTFDFTTRIEHIVAHRDLIPEFQRLGCVFIVSAVELLSERVLRAIRKGHTRADVVEALRICDEAGIALRPSLLPFTPWTTLADYLELLAFIEEEELIEHVDPVHLSIRLLIPPGSALLEEPAIQPYLGELDEANFTYTWRHPDPRMDALQRAVAALAEQATREQWDPYCTFAAVRALAYEAAGKMPPAEPPRQRRKRPAPPRLTESWFC
- a CDS encoding MFS transporter yields the protein MVDGSRSNDPHHGSTETTSTTQVLAASWLAYATFYFPRLAFSASKLGLLADPSLALSRAFLGFADALFLAVYAAGQFVSGAVTERLGPRRLVSFGLLLAAAAALALAVVRHPWLLVATLVVQGIAQSTGWAAVCADVASHTPVERRGTAFGVLSTSYAFGALAAPVVLGWIAYAVAGSWRAAPLASAVVAALVTTIYLRWLGLRHRRTRSVTTGASAGWSDVLRQPAVWLLSVADFLLKPVIYATVFWAPVLVHDAIPTLDPALATTLAGVLGLAGLAGPLLAGTVSDRLFASRRAFPALLALLGCSLTLVLYPVAARTGRWWLLALVLLALGVTLYAAESLIVGVASAEAGRAHSALAVGIVNGVGSFGGIIGGFVPGLASGSGLFLLLAAATLVATVPLVPVARQERSAAVTTVSATPHRQ
- a CDS encoding GNAT family N-acetyltransferase; this translates as MQVTSERVVHVLAPRLERWRYRWFGRLVVSDGAGELALPMTGTVAQWLRPGERLVLALADAANDPPNFQNYALWKLTDDELLPVWPLWQEEATFEHRSPLTETVLATYRLRFREAARETDFLAIVELEQSHYASEHEYVARWTCPVDETTLDANTRPLCPRCHRPMRFTDLLGSTRASRFLVAELVDREPYEPTIVGYVRVDPPLPIMHRRLPDGSLVRHIRRQVFPSDWFEPTYWPEHHYRELREQESDADPDELWAEAEERALAECDTRAARIARVVVHSDYRGEGLGHTLVSAALRWILDRRIPEMRRPKAIVETVAMMARYNPFFERAGFRYLWDTASGRPVLFHGLVPEADALIEQFIATDSVAQLHQGRLYRPALQPPEPLAGPIRLRHVRKAYRRSLDLDRLDPELRAILRAFGVERRVVETVVLRHLDLDVEPGEIVALIGASGAGKTTLLRLVWGATSEQRGRRYRPDSGHIEVPANAVAAALLPGEIEPKWGREPLLQRIVAAVEDPVSAMELLNAVGLSDAVLWRATPQELSTGQRERARLALLLAERPNLVLLDEFAAHLDPALASRVARKIAMLLRRLRITALIATHRPEVIRALEPDRVLVVGYGGIVQAEGA